Genomic segment of Chelonoidis abingdonii isolate Lonesome George unplaced genomic scaffold, CheloAbing_2.0 scaffold0398, whole genome shotgun sequence:
GGGTTAGGTCTGATGTAGGGAACAGAAActgccttcccccagcctgcGCTCAGACCCTGAGCCTACTGAACACAATCCATCTTGGACTTTCATAATGTCACCTCTCCTTTACCCTTCCATTGAGGATTCCTTCTGAGTCCTTGCCTTCACTTACCCCTCACTGAGCCCCAGGCACATGTGGCACCAGCCTGCTGACAAACCTTGTGGCAAGAACGCACCCTTGTGCGCCTTTACCGATGTTGCCTACACCACTCCGCACTGAAATGAGGAATACCTGTTTCTTCCAGTTTCATGTACACCTCTCTTGgtatcacagctctgccaagctaGTCCCTCCACTGTTCATGTAAAGCTACAACTGGCCCAGTGCACGCTGCTGGAGTGCCTGCGAATAAATGCTGGTGTTCACATCTGAGGGACACAACACACAATGGCATGTGCTTAGTCCTTCCTTCTGTCAATCAATACATTTTAACGCCAGGGAAGactattaggtcatctagtctgacctcctgtgtaatacGGGCCAAGAGAAGTTGTGGAAACCTggtcactggaggttttgaagaagACGTTAAACCGATGGTCTgtgtatacttggtcctgcctcagggctgGAGGATGGACTAATTGACACCTTGAGGTCCTTTTACCCCGTgtgtttctgtgattttatgattCATCCTCCTAGCCCTTCACTTTGACCTTGTCTCCCTCTGGAGAATGGGGGCTTTATTTAGTAGGttgtttaatgaaaaatatgcatGGGTCAGCTTCCCTCTCAATGTGCTTTGTTAGTCACTGGGTGTGAAGGAGTGAATTCCTCTCCTGGGATGGGGATGTAATTCCTGTTGAAGTAGCGTAGGACTGTCTCCATTTACATGGAAACACGATCGAGAACTGTCCACGTATGAATGCAGCACACTGGACAATGCAAAGCCTCTCTCGTGTGGCTGTAAATACCTACTGGCTGCAGCACCCCAGAAGAGATGGTGTTTATAAGGACTCTGAAATCATTGGGACTCGCTGAGGTGCCATCTTGACACAAAGGGATGCTGCCTCCAGAATGACCTGTCTCAGAGTGATGGAGCTGTGGGGAACACCCTTCCAAACAGCAAAGCCTCGGAAGTAGCACATATTGGGATGGCTGTGCTGCCTTTGGGAGagaccctcccagcctgggtccccaGACTGGCCTTGGCGGCCTGTATGTAACTGCAAATATGTTGTAGattgggctggagctcagtctCTTAAGCCTGAGCTGCAGTGTCTGCACCAGCGGTATGTGTACCgctggggtacacagaggtcttccagagttGCTACGGCAAAATcactagccaagtcagtacagAGTAAAATTTCatatgatttgtttatactgatctatataatatacactgaaatgtaagtacaatatttatattccaattatttagtttataatgatatggtaaaaatgagcaagTCAGCAATTCACGGTGTGcggtgacacttttgtattttatgtctgattttgtaagcaagtagtttttaaatgaggtgtaaCTCagaggtacgcaagacaaatcagaccccctgaaaggggcacagtagtgtGGAAAGCCACTGgtctacacaactatttttaacGTGCtagcacctacagtggagcacccatagggagacatatctcaaagaaccattgttactgcacaagttGAGTAACAACTTCTTTTGCGTGTTACCTGATCTCACTGGTTTTCTTTGCCCTGAGCAGGGTTCCCACTTTCCAAACCTGATGTCATCTTCCAGCTGGAACGAGGAGAAGAGCCGTGGGCCCTAGATCTCCAGGGctcagaggaaagagagatccTGAGAAGCAGTTGCATGGGTGAGAGATCATTAAACCTACTCAGTGCTTGAAGGAAACAGCTGGGATTCCCAGCAAAGACCTTGTGAGGTCTCTGGGTTCAGGGTGGTCCTCAGCAGGTGTCCTATGCTCGGGGCAGATACTGTTATGGCTTCCTACCCATCCTAACTCCTAGCAGTAGTTCCCTCCCCAGACTCCCTTCTCCCTGAGTGTTTGGGTGGGAACTGGATGCAGAATtgatccttttctctctccccgtTGGAGAAAAATCAGGGACTGAATTTCCCCATCTCCAGCTACTCTCTTGACTTGTTCCACCCCTTTTCCCTTCCGGTTTCTGAGGTTTTCCTTTCTCTGTCCCAGCAGATGAGGGGATGGTGAGAGAGACCGTGGAGCAGACGCCTCAGCAGGAAGAGGAGCAAGTGGAAGCGTGTGGGGCGTTGTTGCAAAGATGCAAAGGGAGTGTGTCCATGAGTTGTGAGCAGGGAAAAGGTTCTCAGgggcagcacaggccagagaattggCAGGGAAACCAGCCAGCACAGAAAGTTGGAATATCTGTTAATTATCGGGAAACTCACAGAGGCCTCAAGGACGCCACagcccagcagagaatccttacaggagagagaaataacaCAGGCTTTGAGAGTGGGAAAAAGTTCAGGAGGCGCTCAcaccatcagagaatccacaccggAGTGAGACCCTATGGATGCtgcgagtgcgggaaaaccttcactgAGCGCTCAACTCTTACTCgccatcagaggatccacacaggggagaaaccccaTGAATGTTGCGAGTGCGGGAAAACATTCGCTCAGCGCTCACACCTTATTTGCCATCAGAGGATgcacacaggggagaaaccctatggatgctgtgagtgcgggaaaaccttcactcGGAGCTCAGGCCTTATTCgccatcagaggatccacacaggggagaaaccttatggatgttgtgagtgcgggaaaaccttcactgAGCACTCGCACCTTATGtgccatcagagaatccacagagGGCAGCGCCCCTATggatgctgtgagtgtgggaaaaccttcactcaGCATTCAAATCTCATTGCGCATCAGAGGAGTCACACAAGggagaaaccctataaatgctatgagtgtgggaaaaccttctcTTGGCACTCTGCTCTTATAAAACATTGGAGgatccacacaggtgagaaaccctacaaatgccgtgagtgtgggaaaaccttcattGACAGCTCACACCTTACTtgccatcagagaatccacacaggggagaaaccctatggatgctgtgagtgcgggaaaaccttcgCTCGGAAATCTGGCCTTATTACGCATCAGAGGATTCACACAGGGGAGAAACCTTATGAATGccgtgagtgcgggaaaaccttccATCACAGCTTTTCTCTTATGTATCACCAGAGAAGGTGCAAGGGAGATAAACACCATGAAAATCTTGTCTAGGactcaggatttttttcccctccttttcttAATTCAAAGTAGTGAACTTTAAGGCAGCATTTGTGGCATCTCAGCTCCCTCACCACTGGATACAACCTCCATCACTTTTCCTAGTCTAACCAATTTTGGAGCATCACGTTTATACTTTTCCTCCCACTGCAGTGATTGTTAGTCACCAGGTTCCCTCATTAGGGACAGATTGCCTCGTTCCCAGATTGCACTGGGTTCTGCTGAATAGCAGTTGGGTCTTGTACCCTTTTTCCTCGATGTAAATATAACAGAGAAGGAGCGGGGATAGagagtgtgatgaagtggggattttcccttatgttgtatgtgagcctGTGAGTTTTACATGAatactgtgtgcctcagtttccctgtgtgctgcaccagtACCTCGGTGGTGGGAATAGGGGTATGTGACTgagatgaagtgggaatgttctcagTGTTTTCTTTGAATACTGGGTGGGtgcctgtggcacagcagggagtgGAGAGTATTGATCTgggaaggaagcaggggaggtTTATTGGGACtggctgcattggggatgggagactttccttgaggaAAGCTATCTGAGCacgtaacatgagaacccaggtgGGAGGTTGGacccaggtgacacctctgcctgggaaactggacaaaggctggggggaggctgggtgagaggctggagggaggttcaGTTTGGAgatggctgggaaaatggagtgAAGCCAGATGAGGCTCTGGTCTTTCTGCctccccagaatggacccggctgaggggtcccattctctgtacctacacgctctgttttagaccatgctTCTGtaatctaataaacctctgttttactgactggcttagagtcacgtctgactgcaaaattggggtgcagaaccctgtggcttccccaggaccccgcctgggtgggctcgctgtgggaagcgcacggtggggcaggggatgctgaatgctctggagtcagacccaggaaggtggaagctgcGTAAGCtgcttgccctggagacagtctgctcagagagggGAGgcttccccagagtcctgaccggcttcgtagggagcagttccagagcatcacctggtGGCTCCGTGACACCCGCTAGAATTTATCTTCTCTTCTTTCTACAGTTCCACCACTCAATGTGTCCTGTCATTCAGGGTTCTCAGCCCTCTGTTTGTGGTTCACAATTTTTCTTTGCTCCTAAACAGTAATTTAGGGCCTGAGATGAAAGTGTCACAAACCTGGATGGAGCTCAAATACAGTGAGATCATTTGGAGTTGAAATCCCAGTTTGCCAACTGTTGGGAAAGCCTGTTGTAGAGCTTTTCCTACTGAGATGGGATTGTTTGCAGATGGGGAGGCTGgctggttggttttgttttgtttttttccattaccACGACCCTAGAACTTGTGTAAATAATATGACTTGATACTAATGAGAGAAGGAGGTTTGAACGGCTCAGAGGAGAATGCAATGGGAGAATCTCTTGTCCTGATTCTGTGTCATCATATTTAACCTGCTCTGGAATTTCTAGTTCTCTGAAACTGGCTGTATCTTGTGTGATGTGGGTTTTTTCTCTTGAAGGACATTGGGTCACATAAACAGATATTGATTTTATTTGCCAAACTGTGGCTCAGGTTTATTGGGGACTTTGAGAAAATaccatttactgaaatagtcatttcttattttgtgtttgctttttcacTGCTCCCTCCATGACAACATGGAGAAACTTCAAATTCAGTTCAGTCACTAGGAGAGACCACTCCAAAGTCTTGGACATACTACCAACTGTTGTTAAATCTCCAGTCggaaatggggtgggggctaGTTCACCAAGTTGTGCAACTAATTGAAGTGACTGCACACAATTGCACTGCTGCTCAGTTGTTTTAGGTCAGTATTGTCTCTGATGATCCGGGAAGAGAATTGCACAGTAAGTAACTAAGAACTGGGCAAAAGGCTCATGGATTTGTTTCCCAAGGAGGTTGTGAAAGAGGCTTTTGTGCCAGGGAGGAGGATGTAACCCTTAAccttttacagagggggaaacaaGCACCGTTGAGGCGGAATAGTCACAGCAGGTGAAGGACGTAAATCCACACccgtgtagaggtcaagcataggagtttattacacacagcgctggcagtgtgtcacctggcttattaggctcagagataCTATCagtcaattgattacaatagaatatatggaTTTTCCATGGGCGGGGGAAAGTGACGGGGTAGGCAGCTTCACACCCTgagataggttttgcagcaagacaagatagcacattagccagtGGTTAACAGGTTgcataatgtctccgcccatggtctcaagttaacatttaattaatactttgatgaaatgttagtataaaatatatatattgaattCTGATCTGGGGTCCATAGGAacggagcaactcctttgattgtccaacaggtacattcctaggggttaaagcaagaaaaacagtgaaagtatatgacaATACAGATTGTCCCCTTTGTGTTTTAAGGCAGGCATttgtccctgggaagggaggtggaaggatgccatat
This window contains:
- the LOC142046020 gene encoding uncharacterized protein LOC142046020 isoform X2, coding for MDEGMVRETVEQTPQQEEEQVEACGALLQRCKGSVSMSCEQGKGSQGQHRPENWQGNQPAQKVGISVNYRETHRGLKDATAQQRILTGERNNTGFESGKKFRRRSHHQRIHTGVRPYGCCECGKTFTERSTLTRHQRIHTGEKPHECCECGKTFAQRSHLICHQRMHTGEKPYGCCECGKTFTRSSGLIRHQRIHTGEKPYGCCECGKTFTEHSHLMCHQRIHRGQRPYGCCECGKTFTQHSNLIAHQRSHTREKPYKCYECGKTFSWHSALIKHWRIHTGEKPYKCRECGKTFIDSSHLTCHQRIHTGEKPYGCCECGKTFARKSGLITHQRIHTGEKPYECRECGKTFHHSFSLMYHQRRCKGDKHHENLV
- the LOC142046020 gene encoding uncharacterized protein LOC142046020 isoform X1 is translated as MADEGMVRETVEQTPQQEEEQVEACGALLQRCKGSVSMSCEQGKGSQGQHRPENWQGNQPAQKVGISVNYRETHRGLKDATAQQRILTGERNNTGFESGKKFRRRSHHQRIHTGVRPYGCCECGKTFTERSTLTRHQRIHTGEKPHECCECGKTFAQRSHLICHQRMHTGEKPYGCCECGKTFTRSSGLIRHQRIHTGEKPYGCCECGKTFTEHSHLMCHQRIHRGQRPYGCCECGKTFTQHSNLIAHQRSHTREKPYKCYECGKTFSWHSALIKHWRIHTGEKPYKCRECGKTFIDSSHLTCHQRIHTGEKPYGCCECGKTFARKSGLITHQRIHTGEKPYECRECGKTFHHSFSLMYHQRRCKGDKHHENLV